In one Drosophila pseudoobscura strain MV-25-SWS-2005 chromosome X, UCI_Dpse_MV25, whole genome shotgun sequence genomic region, the following are encoded:
- the Mzt1 gene encoding uncharacterized protein Mzt1, whose product MTDICEKDTEKDRRIWDVLCGMLDCVHSGLAPEAVRICMQLMGNGVQPKQLAEIIRTLKEEASLPVMEVESGTVTPEDTETESDSLTIASNELSSDLIGNQGLDADSSSNTVLEIDEMASNELSSDLIGNQGLDAASSSNTGLEIDEIPSEGLAETSLNVTELNPTSTEDSITIEESSKSSIISEEINQESNSDLGAKNAKNEKNERILKRIKNPKLKSAIEDIIYDLSD is encoded by the coding sequence ATGACGGATATCTGCGAGAAGGATACTGAAAAAGACCGTCGAATTTGGGATGTACTCTGCGGCATGCTCGATTGCGTGCATTCTGGACTGGCTCCCGAAGCGGTCCGCATTTGCATGCAGTTGATGGGGAATGGGGTCCAGCCGAAGCAATTGGCGGAAATCATCAGGACACTGAAGGAGGAAGCATCACTGCCGGTGATGGAAGTCGAATCGGGGACTGTGACACCGGAAGATACCGAAACGGAGAGTGATTCTTTAACAATTGCCAGCAACGAATTGAGCTCTGACTTGATTGGCAATCAAGGACTGGACGCAGACTCGAGCTCCAACACTGTTCTGGAGATAGACGAAATGGCCAGCAACGAATTGAGCTCTGACTTGATTGGCAATCAAGGATTGGACGCAGCCTCGAGCTCCAACACTGGACTGGAGATAGACGAAATTCCCAGCGAAGGTTTGGCCGAAACTTCATTAAATGTCACGGAATTGAACCCAACATCGACTGAAGACTCGATCACCATTGAAGAATCTTCCAAAAGCTCAATCATCAGTGAAGAAATTAACCAGGAATCGAACTCAGATTTGGGCGCAAAGAACGCAAAGAACGAAAAGAACGAAAGAATCTTAAAGAGAATTAAAAACCCAAAATTGAAAAGCGCAATAGAAGATATTATCTATGATTTGTCTGATTAA
- the LOC4813633 gene encoding uncharacterized protein isoform X2, with protein MSTIRTNKTRIPQNRTRSANIQKLYNPKIKIMGLWSYLGRVNQIWRPVAPPAPETPEATPNLGEKIREVVNDKAFENAYDSAAPFVMASLGSWPGYWLYRGLDYHTHRAHIPLRIYINQTFYQAKILQFVIILAGTFTVITNQRRAR; from the exons ATGTCGACTAtaagaacaaacaaaaccagGATACCGCAAAATCGGACTAGATCCGCAAA CATCCAAAAATTGTACAACCCAAAGATAAAAATCATGGGGCTCTGGAGCTATCTTGGGAGAGTGAACCAAATCTGGCGGCCCGTGGCGCCCCCAGCACCTGAAACCCCAGAGGCTACACCCAATTTGGGCGAGAAAATACGAGAGGTGGTGAATGACAAGGCCTTCGAGAATGCATACGATTCGGCTGCCCCCTTTGTGATGGCCAGTCTGGGCTCCTGGCCGGGCTATTGGCTCTACAGGGGACTCGACTATCACACGCACAGGGCGCACATTCCCCTACGCATCTACATAAACCAG ACCTTTTATCAGGCCAAGATACTGCAATTCGTCATCATTCTGGCTGGCACCTTTACTGTGATCACCAACCAGCGTAGAGCTCGCTAG
- the LOC4813633 gene encoding uncharacterized protein isoform X3: protein MGLWSYLGRVNQIWRPVAPPAPETPEATPNLGEKIREVVNDKAFENAYDSAAPFVMASLGSWPGYWLYRGLDYHTHRAHIPLRIYINQTFYQAKILQFVIILAGTFTVITNQRRAR from the exons ATGGGGCTCTGGAGCTATCTTGGGAGAGTGAACCAAATCTGGCGGCCCGTGGCGCCCCCAGCACCTGAAACCCCAGAGGCTACACCCAATTTGGGCGAGAAAATACGAGAGGTGGTGAATGACAAGGCCTTCGAGAATGCATACGATTCGGCTGCCCCCTTTGTGATGGCCAGTCTGGGCTCCTGGCCGGGCTATTGGCTCTACAGGGGACTCGACTATCACACGCACAGGGCGCACATTCCCCTACGCATCTACATAAACCAG ACCTTTTATCAGGCCAAGATACTGCAATTCGTCATCATTCTGGCTGGCACCTTTACTGTGATCACCAACCAGCGTAGAGCTCGCTAG
- the LOC4813633 gene encoding uncharacterized protein isoform X1 — MEALRKRISGFFFKAQPSNLEEPNPQEILDFVEKQRREEHEKSLDQIRSVSNREAATDSLDKTASEEQSPEEGFHLRSFLWQRQPKASNSKPIDYQLEFVNFVERNSPRGFPQKLNDMLPYLGTGFVAWPSFWMWRGYQWQQKRNTERIVFYIQRTYQQAKLLQVAILATGLMMSFTGHHSGNILKVHDVDYKNKQNQDTAKSD, encoded by the exons ATGGAGGCATTGCGCAAAAGGATCTCGGGCTTTTTCTTCAAGGCACAGCCATCGAATCTCGAGGAGCCGAATCCCCAGGAAATACTAGATTTCGTGGAGAAGCAACGGCGAGAGGAACACGAGAAATCCTTGGACCAGATCCGGTCTGTGTCTAATCGTGAGGCCGCAACAGATTCCCTGGATAAAACCGCTTCCGAGGAGCAGTCCCCGGAGGAGGGTTTTCATTTGCGGAGCTTCTTGTGGCAGCGACAGCCCAAGGCATCCAACTCGAAACCCATCGACTATCAGCTGGAGTTTGTCAACTTTGTGGAGCGCAATTCCCCCCGGGGTTTCCCCCAGAAGCTCAACGATATGCTCCCATACTTGGGCACTGGCTTCGTGGCCTGGCCATCCTTTTGGATGTGGCGCGGCTACCAGTGGCAGCAGAAAAGGAATACGGAACGGATCGTTTTCTATATACAAAGG ACCTATCAACAGGCGAAACTCCTCCAGGTGGCCATCCTGGCCACAGGTCTCATGATGTCCTTCACTGGGCACCATTCCGGGAACATACTGAAGGTCCACGATGTCGACTAtaagaacaaacaaaaccagGATACCGCAAAATCGGACTAG